One window of Mixophyes fleayi isolate aMixFle1 chromosome 3, aMixFle1.hap1, whole genome shotgun sequence genomic DNA carries:
- the FAM124B gene encoding protein FAM124B isoform X2, protein MTSSHAVLSVTIHLLASSDDSLVFQQAVDSLLHVLYLDTRLFLVSERAAPVQRYEGRKRRREFPGISVTLFLREDRGEERISLLQSFFQLPPWIHINTELNQGPSSSCDDFYCLDAHMPVWGIRRVHYGTEILRVTLYCSFDNYEDAVRLYELILGTEATSQKARFCFFVLQSTRHTSIQFSLKQLPPGVSIHVKDSCALQFTIKAIGQLVPLLPYPCMPISDARWQTQDYDGNKILFLVTDTNTVTEGDDTIASEIWSNPSTAQIPSFTPPTQNTHSEEQIVLGNLKFKQDFKTLCDTSDQRQTLCDIKDGKLPKLIPRHRLQTDETETNVDTGHRVMNLRHQVPSVYTLSKHLQNISIGESSHVFDPVYKDTQDLPSEQGDTSIPLAVTGNKASDIRTQIVLPGRSQRYHSNSKKLREEFFI, encoded by the exons ATGACCAGCAGTCACGCCGTTCTGTCTGTCACCATCCACCTTCTTGCTAGCTCAGATGACTCTTTGGTGTTCCAGCAAGCAGTGGACAGTCTTCTCCATGTACTCTATCTTGATACGCGTCTCTTTCTGGTGTCAGAACGAGCAGCTCCAGTCCAGCGATATGAGGGCAGGAAGAGAAGACGTGAGTTTCCAGGGATCTCTGTGACACTCTTTCTCCGCGAGGACCGAGGTGAAGAAAGGATATCTCTCCTGCAAAGCTTTTTCCAGCTCCCACCTTGGATTCATATCAATACTGAGCTCAACCAAGGACCATCCTCCTCATGTGATGATTTTTACTGTCTGGATGCACACATGCCAGTGTGGGGAATAAGACGAGTACATTATGGCACTGAGATCTTAAGAGTTACCCTGTACTGTAGTTTTGATAACTATGAGGATGCAGTGAGACTTTATGAACTGATTCTGGGGACGGAGGCAACCAGCCAGAAGGCCAGATTCTGCTTCTTTGTTTTACAGTCTACCAGACACACATCCATACAGTTCTCCTTAAAACAGTTGCCCCCAGGGGTGTCCATACACGTGAAAGATTCCTGTGCTCTTCAGTTCACCATAAAAGCAATAGGACAGCTGGTTCCCTTGCTACCTTACCCTTGTATGCCAATCAGTGACGCTCGATGGCAAACACAAGATTATGATGgcaacaaaatcttgtttttg gtTACTGACACAAACACGGTGACTGAAGGTGATGACACTATTGCTTCTGAGATTTGGTCAAATCCCTCCACTGCTCAAATACCTTCATTTACACCCCCGACCCAAAATACACACTCGGAGGAACAGATTGTGCTAGGAAACTTGAAATTCAAACAAGATTTTAAAACACTATGTGACACGTCAGATCAAAGACAAACCTTATGTGACATTAAGGATGGCAAGCTTCCAAAACTGATTCCAAGGCACCGTCTACAAACAGACGAGACAGAGACCAACGTGGATACTGGACATAGAGTTATGAATCTGAGACACCAAGTGCCTTCAGTTTACACGCTGTCAAAGCATCTACAAAACATTTCAATTGGTGAAAGCAGTCATGTTTTTGATCCAGTTTATAAAGACACTCAAGATCTACCATCTGAACAAGGAGACACTAGCATCCCTCTGGCTGTTACAGGGAACAAAGCATCTGACATCAGAACCCAGATAGTTCTCCCGGGGAGATCTCAGAGATACCATAGCAATAGCAAGAAGCTTAGAGAAGAATTTTTTATTTGA
- the FAM124B gene encoding protein FAM124B isoform X1 gives MEMYMMTSSHAVLSVTIHLLASSDDSLVFQQAVDSLLHVLYLDTRLFLVSERAAPVQRYEGRKRRREFPGISVTLFLREDRGEERISLLQSFFQLPPWIHINTELNQGPSSSCDDFYCLDAHMPVWGIRRVHYGTEILRVTLYCSFDNYEDAVRLYELILGTEATSQKARFCFFVLQSTRHTSIQFSLKQLPPGVSIHVKDSCALQFTIKAIGQLVPLLPYPCMPISDARWQTQDYDGNKILFLVTDTNTVTEGDDTIASEIWSNPSTAQIPSFTPPTQNTHSEEQIVLGNLKFKQDFKTLCDTSDQRQTLCDIKDGKLPKLIPRHRLQTDETETNVDTGHRVMNLRHQVPSVYTLSKHLQNISIGESSHVFDPVYKDTQDLPSEQGDTSIPLAVTGNKASDIRTQIVLPGRSQRYHSNSKKLREEFFI, from the exons ATGGAAATGTACATG ATGACCAGCAGTCACGCCGTTCTGTCTGTCACCATCCACCTTCTTGCTAGCTCAGATGACTCTTTGGTGTTCCAGCAAGCAGTGGACAGTCTTCTCCATGTACTCTATCTTGATACGCGTCTCTTTCTGGTGTCAGAACGAGCAGCTCCAGTCCAGCGATATGAGGGCAGGAAGAGAAGACGTGAGTTTCCAGGGATCTCTGTGACACTCTTTCTCCGCGAGGACCGAGGTGAAGAAAGGATATCTCTCCTGCAAAGCTTTTTCCAGCTCCCACCTTGGATTCATATCAATACTGAGCTCAACCAAGGACCATCCTCCTCATGTGATGATTTTTACTGTCTGGATGCACACATGCCAGTGTGGGGAATAAGACGAGTACATTATGGCACTGAGATCTTAAGAGTTACCCTGTACTGTAGTTTTGATAACTATGAGGATGCAGTGAGACTTTATGAACTGATTCTGGGGACGGAGGCAACCAGCCAGAAGGCCAGATTCTGCTTCTTTGTTTTACAGTCTACCAGACACACATCCATACAGTTCTCCTTAAAACAGTTGCCCCCAGGGGTGTCCATACACGTGAAAGATTCCTGTGCTCTTCAGTTCACCATAAAAGCAATAGGACAGCTGGTTCCCTTGCTACCTTACCCTTGTATGCCAATCAGTGACGCTCGATGGCAAACACAAGATTATGATGgcaacaaaatcttgtttttg gtTACTGACACAAACACGGTGACTGAAGGTGATGACACTATTGCTTCTGAGATTTGGTCAAATCCCTCCACTGCTCAAATACCTTCATTTACACCCCCGACCCAAAATACACACTCGGAGGAACAGATTGTGCTAGGAAACTTGAAATTCAAACAAGATTTTAAAACACTATGTGACACGTCAGATCAAAGACAAACCTTATGTGACATTAAGGATGGCAAGCTTCCAAAACTGATTCCAAGGCACCGTCTACAAACAGACGAGACAGAGACCAACGTGGATACTGGACATAGAGTTATGAATCTGAGACACCAAGTGCCTTCAGTTTACACGCTGTCAAAGCATCTACAAAACATTTCAATTGGTGAAAGCAGTCATGTTTTTGATCCAGTTTATAAAGACACTCAAGATCTACCATCTGAACAAGGAGACACTAGCATCCCTCTGGCTGTTACAGGGAACAAAGCATCTGACATCAGAACCCAGATAGTTCTCCCGGGGAGATCTCAGAGATACCATAGCAATAGCAAGAAGCTTAGAGAAGAATTTTTTATTTGA